The Bernardetia litoralis DSM 6794 genome includes a window with the following:
- a CDS encoding BamA/TamA family outer membrane protein produces the protein MKNYLFLFFVFSFFIGLLSCVPTKNLMPNEKLLYNQKIEGTDKVDADELAVYYRQQPNRRILYLPITPYLYFYYLGKSNYSTQDSLNFITDKKELELKYDKKLAEYENATTQKEINKRSRIRNRYDKKIIKANDKIENGNWFMRSLGEKPTLFDTTLVQQTTEQMTLALHQKGYFANIVTPKISYNKSDTQKVVVTYQVYEGEPQIIRNINYQIQDTVIQKLIFEDSTKRLFNQKGRYNESKLAAERERITSHLRNNGYFDFTKQFVFFDVDSLIQGADYQSDITIAIENPLATAKQKNKKHKRFVIDSVKMIIDGNVFGVVQTKPKRSKYDSIKYLEYKQNYSKRVLNNKIQLRPNQYYSQENEVQTQRSLTQLNMYRFVNMRHDTTGGEFVTTIFANSHTKYNLSLEGGVGVNVSQIIPGPFFSISLLNRNTFGGGELLEFNGRGAIEYQAAIQGLNVSVDQTLRTQQFNFSTNLTIPQFAFPFPKKIQQQLGKYNARTQFQLGFSNTDRPEYTRTNAEFAMRYNWNKMPYKTYQIDAIDILLTNTTRINQAFLANLEELAANGNNLIFNFSRSLTTTIGGSYVYNDNLSDKKVAHYFKQFAEYGGTFLSLNNTNRLDSTQILSDTLTFSRFARIDTDFRYYKPIGKKNVFAYRARLGIAKPLGKESVLPYERYFFVGGGSSLRAWKPRRLGPGSYSPRLENGDYDVRFEQPGELLLELSFEWRRDLMKYIETAVFFDAGNVWMISEDKARPNSEFELNRFWKEIALNTGLGLRLDFSFLIIRADVGIRLYDPTLPLSERWVGNKLFRSPFKNSAVNIAIGYPF, from the coding sequence ATGAAAAATTATTTATTTCTTTTTTTTGTTTTTTCTTTTTTTATAGGTTTGCTTTCTTGCGTTCCGACCAAAAATCTTATGCCAAATGAAAAATTATTATACAATCAAAAAATTGAAGGTACAGATAAAGTAGATGCTGATGAATTAGCTGTTTATTATCGTCAGCAACCCAATAGACGAATTTTATATCTTCCAATTACTCCTTATTTGTATTTTTATTATCTAGGAAAAAGCAATTATTCTACTCAAGATTCATTGAATTTTATAACAGACAAAAAAGAATTAGAATTAAAATATGACAAGAAATTAGCTGAATACGAAAACGCAACTACTCAAAAAGAAATAAATAAAAGAAGTAGAATTAGAAATAGATATGACAAAAAAATAATAAAGGCAAATGATAAAATAGAAAATGGAAATTGGTTTATGCGTTCGCTGGGAGAAAAACCAACTCTTTTTGATACTACTTTGGTGCAACAAACCACCGAACAAATGACATTAGCTTTACATCAAAAAGGATATTTTGCTAATATTGTAACTCCAAAAATTTCGTACAATAAAAGTGATACACAAAAAGTTGTTGTTACTTATCAAGTGTATGAAGGAGAGCCTCAAATCATCCGAAATATAAACTATCAAATTCAAGATACTGTTATTCAGAAGCTCATTTTTGAAGATAGCACCAAACGGCTTTTTAATCAAAAAGGTAGATATAATGAGTCTAAATTAGCTGCTGAAAGAGAACGAATAACTAGCCATTTAAGAAATAATGGATATTTTGATTTTACAAAACAGTTTGTTTTTTTTGATGTAGATTCTTTAATACAAGGAGCTGATTATCAGTCTGATATTACGATTGCTATTGAAAATCCATTAGCAACAGCAAAACAAAAAAATAAAAAGCATAAACGTTTTGTAATAGATTCTGTCAAAATGATTATTGATGGAAATGTATTTGGAGTAGTACAAACGAAACCCAAACGTTCAAAATATGACAGCATAAAATATTTGGAGTACAAGCAAAATTATTCAAAAAGGGTTCTAAATAATAAAATTCAACTTCGTCCAAATCAATATTATAGCCAAGAAAATGAAGTTCAAACTCAGCGTTCATTGACTCAACTTAATATGTACCGTTTTGTAAATATGCGTCATGATACCACAGGAGGCGAGTTTGTGACCACTATTTTTGCTAATTCTCATACAAAATATAACCTTTCTTTGGAAGGAGGGGTTGGAGTAAATGTAAGTCAGATTATTCCAGGCCCATTTTTTAGTATTTCTTTGTTGAATAGAAATACATTTGGTGGTGGAGAACTTTTAGAATTTAATGGACGTGGCGCAATTGAATATCAAGCAGCCATTCAGGGATTGAACGTAAGTGTAGATCAAACACTCAGAACGCAGCAATTTAATTTTAGTACTAATCTTACTATTCCTCAATTTGCTTTTCCATTTCCCAAAAAAATACAACAACAACTTGGAAAGTATAATGCCAGAACGCAATTTCAACTTGGGTTTTCAAATACAGATCGACCCGAATATACACGCACAAATGCTGAGTTTGCGATGCGTTATAATTGGAATAAAATGCCTTACAAAACCTATCAAATTGATGCAATTGATATTTTATTAACCAATACAACACGAATAAATCAGGCTTTTTTGGCTAATTTGGAAGAACTGGCTGCAAATGGAAATAATTTGATTTTTAATTTTAGTCGTTCGCTAACTACTACTATTGGAGGAAGTTATGTTTATAATGATAATTTATCGGATAAAAAAGTAGCTCATTATTTCAAACAGTTTGCTGAATATGGAGGAACTTTCTTGAGTTTGAATAATACCAATCGATTAGATTCTACTCAAATATTAAGTGATACACTTACTTTTTCTCGTTTTGCTAGAATAGACACTGATTTTAGGTATTATAAACCCATTGGAAAAAAGAATGTTTTTGCATATAGAGCTAGGTTAGGAATTGCCAAGCCACTAGGAAAAGAAAGCGTTTTGCCTTATGAGCGTTACTTTTTTGTAGGAGGAGGAAGTAGTTTGAGAGCTTGGAAACCACGAAGATTAGGGCCTGGTTCGTATTCTCCTCGTCTTGAAAATGGAGATTATGATGTTCGTTTCGAACAACCAGGAGAGCTTTTATTAGAGCTTTCTTTTGAATGGCGAAGGGATTTGATGAAGTATATAGAAACGGCTGTTTTTTTTGATGCAGGAAATGTTTGGATGATTTCAGAAGATAAAGCAAGACCTAATTCTGAATTTGAATTGAATCGTTTTTGGAAAGAAATTGCACTCAACACAGGTTTGGGATTACGACTAGACTTTTCGTTTTTGATTATTCGTGCCGATGTGGGTATTCGTCTTTATGACCCTACACTTCCACTTTCAGAGCGTTGGGTGGGCAATAAGCTCTTTCGGAGTCCATTTAAAAACTCTGCTGTCAATATTGCTATTGGTTATCCTTTTTAA
- a CDS encoding hydroxymethylglutaryl-CoA lyase, with amino-acid sequence MLKIIECPRDAMQGLSHFIDTDIKINYLNSLLKVGFDTLDFGSFVSEKAIPQMKDTAEVLESLDLSDTTTKLLAVIAGYGGLKRAIEFDKIDYLGFPLSISETFQIRNTKKTVEEALNLVSEAQNLCLQRNKTLVVYLSMAFGNPYKEAYSPEIVGDFMRKLDKMEIKIVQLSDTIGSSTKENIIPLFKSLTKEFSHIEIGAHFHSPLRTANEKIEAAYQAGCRRFDGAMLGFGGCPMAKDELTGNIPTESILAFAKMNDIQTGLDMIKFNESLNQAKKVFV; translated from the coding sequence ATGCTCAAAATTATTGAATGTCCTCGTGATGCGATGCAAGGACTATCTCATTTTATAGATACAGATATAAAAATAAATTATCTAAACTCACTTTTAAAAGTAGGTTTTGATACGCTTGATTTTGGAAGTTTTGTTTCCGAAAAAGCAATTCCACAAATGAAAGATACGGCTGAGGTTTTAGAGAGTTTGGATTTGTCTGATACTACTACAAAATTACTTGCTGTTATTGCTGGATATGGAGGACTAAAACGTGCTATTGAGTTTGATAAAATAGATTATTTAGGTTTTCCTCTTTCTATCTCAGAAACTTTTCAAATAAGAAATACAAAAAAAACAGTTGAAGAAGCTCTAAATCTAGTAAGTGAAGCACAAAACTTGTGTTTGCAACGTAATAAAACATTAGTTGTTTATTTATCTATGGCTTTTGGAAATCCTTATAAAGAGGCTTATAGTCCAGAAATTGTAGGCGACTTTATGAGAAAATTGGATAAAATGGAAATTAAAATTGTTCAGCTTTCTGATACGATTGGTTCTTCAACAAAAGAAAATATTATTCCTTTATTCAAATCTCTTACAAAAGAATTTTCTCATATAGAAATTGGGGCGCATTTTCACTCTCCTTTACGAACAGCAAATGAAAAAATTGAAGCAGCTTATCAAGCAGGTTGTAGGCGTTTTGATGGTGCTATGTTAGGTTTTGGGGGCTGTCCAATGGCAAAAGACGAACTAACAGGAAATATTCCTACTGAATCTATTTTAGCTTTTGCAAAAATGAATGATATACAAACAGGGTTAGATATGATAAAATTTAATGAGTCACTTAATCAAGCAAAAAAAGTATTTGTCTAA
- a CDS encoding SiaB family protein kinase, which produces MHDDFQITKYYNEFNKNGITAIFQGALSQSVLSEIAENLKEKISDRETIKSKIFAIFIELAQNIYHHSADKKHFHTTNSDIGVGIVSIRDLPDSYSLSAGNMVKKHQRDALEERCDYINGLDKEHLTEYYRQERKNAKGRTNTGAHVGLIDMVRRSGNPLEIRFETISEKLSFFSITVTVHKDWQPINAEKKNNVKL; this is translated from the coding sequence ATGCACGACGATTTTCAGATTACTAAATATTACAACGAATTTAATAAAAATGGTATTACAGCTATTTTTCAAGGTGCTTTGTCGCAATCTGTTTTATCAGAGATTGCAGAAAATTTGAAAGAAAAAATTTCAGATAGAGAAACTATAAAAAGTAAAATTTTTGCTATTTTTATTGAACTTGCCCAAAATATTTATCATCACTCAGCAGATAAAAAACATTTTCATACTACCAATTCTGACATTGGAGTAGGAATTGTATCTATTCGTGATTTACCAGATTCTTATTCTCTTAGTGCAGGGAATATGGTAAAAAAACACCAACGAGATGCTTTAGAGGAACGTTGTGATTATATTAATGGACTAGATAAAGAGCATCTAACAGAATATTATAGACAAGAGCGAAAAAATGCAAAAGGACGAACTAACACAGGCGCACATGTTGGTTTGATAGACATGGTGAGACGTTCTGGCAATCCTTTAGAGATACGTTTTGAAACTATTTCAGAAAAGCTAAGTTTTTTTTCGATTACAGTAACTGTACATAAAGACTGGCAACCTATAAATGCAGAAAAAAAAAACAATGTCAAATTATAA
- a CDS encoding lytic transglycosylase domain-containing protein, with protein sequence MVKKIANYYHFENIIQVVTTYFYFISFPSFMSSRLKTGLILLVITFLVGYILIQEYSKVMSKSEITTLPEGYHNVLVRVPTTFEFCGEQVPLYDEEVKESFDKELYINVFRHSSTSLIIKRSEKFFPIIEKILREEGVPDDMKYIAVIESGLENVRSYAGADGYWQFMEETAKEFGLEISKEVDERFHIEKATRAACKYLKRSYKKFGNWTLVAASYNRGMGGMNSALRNQNAISYYDVALNNETARYIYRALAFKEIMQNPEKYGFVIPKELRYPVVEYRKIPLDTTVNDISALAVRYKMSYKTLKYHNPWLLMNKLTFDAKDIKQGKTYTLFVPQNPPMPHSNVLAQESLEMEKMLDSILREEDTVIDIKDVK encoded by the coding sequence TTGGTTAAAAAAATAGCTAATTACTATCATTTTGAAAATATCATTCAGGTTGTAACAACATATTTTTATTTTATTTCTTTCCCTTCTTTTATGAGTAGCCGTTTAAAAACTGGTTTAATTTTACTTGTTATTACTTTTTTAGTAGGTTATATTTTGATACAAGAATACAGTAAAGTCATGTCAAAAAGTGAGATTACAACTTTGCCAGAAGGCTATCATAATGTACTTGTGCGTGTACCCACAACATTTGAATTTTGTGGTGAGCAAGTTCCCTTATATGACGAGGAAGTCAAAGAAAGTTTTGATAAAGAGTTGTATATCAATGTTTTTCGTCATTCTTCTACCAGTTTAATTATTAAGCGTTCCGAAAAATTCTTTCCAATTATTGAAAAAATATTGAGAGAAGAAGGTGTCCCTGATGACATGAAGTATATTGCTGTTATTGAAAGTGGACTTGAAAACGTACGTTCTTATGCTGGTGCAGATGGTTATTGGCAATTTATGGAAGAAACAGCAAAAGAATTTGGTTTAGAAATTTCTAAAGAAGTAGATGAACGTTTTCATATTGAAAAAGCTACTAGGGCAGCCTGTAAATACCTAAAACGCTCTTATAAAAAATTTGGAAACTGGACGCTTGTAGCTGCTTCTTACAATCGTGGAATGGGAGGAATGAACTCAGCATTACGCAATCAAAATGCAATTTCTTACTATGATGTTGCTTTAAATAATGAAACAGCTCGTTATATTTATCGTGCTTTGGCTTTTAAAGAAATTATGCAAAACCCTGAAAAATATGGTTTTGTTATTCCTAAAGAATTGCGTTATCCAGTAGTGGAATATAGAAAAATACCTCTTGATACAACTGTAAATGATATTTCGGCACTTGCAGTACGGTACAAAATGAGTTATAAAACCCTAAAATATCATAATCCTTGGCTTTTAATGAACAAACTTACCTTTGATGCAAAAGATATAAAACAAGGAAAAACATATACATTATTTGTTCCTCAAAACCCACCTATGCCACATTCAAATGTTTTGGCGCAAGAATCTCTAGAAATGGAAAAAATGCTCGATTCAATTCTTCGTGAAGAAGATACTGTAATTGATATTAAAGATGTAAAATGA
- the tsaB gene encoding tRNA (adenosine(37)-N6)-threonylcarbamoyltransferase complex dimerization subunit type 1 TsaB: MILSIETSIHICSIALHDLEGNLLALHELHEQRKHAERLTLLVEAVLKTTQTKFSDLKAIAVGSGAGSYTGLRIGVSTAKGLCTGLDIPLIGIPSLQAWALSMTSLAKDLSEQIKDEKDTNYLICPLMDARRMEVFTAIFDVESNYVLNDTALVIDEHSFENELAENKILFFGDNEEKLNKCKAVIDNPNAIFISNKLPSAKEIGKLAIDKFNNQDFEDLAYFEPNYGKEFYTTAKKLAVTNYQ, encoded by the coding sequence ATGATTTTAAGTATTGAAACTTCTATACATATTTGCTCAATTGCCTTACACGATTTGGAAGGAAATTTATTGGCTTTACACGAACTTCACGAACAAAGAAAACATGCCGAACGTCTTACTCTTTTGGTAGAAGCTGTTTTGAAAACAACTCAAACTAAATTTTCGGATTTGAAAGCCATTGCTGTTGGTTCGGGAGCAGGCTCTTATACAGGGCTTCGGATTGGAGTTTCAACAGCAAAAGGACTTTGTACAGGTTTGGATATTCCACTTATTGGCATTCCTTCTTTGCAGGCTTGGGCTTTGTCAATGACAAGTTTAGCCAAAGATTTGAGCGAACAGATAAAAGATGAAAAGGATACAAATTATCTTATTTGCCCTTTGATGGATGCTCGTAGAATGGAAGTTTTTACGGCCATTTTTGATGTAGAATCAAATTATGTTTTAAATGATACAGCATTGGTTATTGATGAACATAGTTTTGAAAATGAACTTGCTGAGAATAAAATTTTGTTTTTTGGAGATAATGAAGAAAAATTAAACAAGTGCAAAGCTGTTATAGATAATCCAAATGCAATTTTTATTTCTAATAAATTACCTTCAGCCAAAGAAATAGGAAAATTAGCCATTGATAAATTTAATAATCAAGATTTTGAAGATTTGGCTTATTTTGAACCTAATTATGGAAAGGAATTTTATACAACAGCTAAGAAGTTAGCAGTTACCAATTATCAGTAA
- a CDS encoding DUF1987 domain-containing protein: MENFFFKGQKFTPTIDFNGETGILSIEGQSYPEHAEEIFAPVFDWLDRYLQTPNRIIILNFELSYFNTATSRRFQDLLETLEIYKSEKGGNVTINWHYREDDYDMLENGEDYIESIDLDINLVSVKHSEE; the protein is encoded by the coding sequence ATGGAAAATTTTTTTTTTAAAGGTCAAAAATTTACTCCTACCATTGATTTTAATGGAGAAACAGGAATCTTGAGTATAGAAGGACAATCCTATCCTGAACACGCAGAAGAAATATTTGCACCTGTTTTTGATTGGCTAGATCGTTATTTACAAACCCCCAACAGAATAATTATACTTAATTTTGAACTTTCTTATTTTAATACAGCTACCTCAAGGCGTTTTCAAGACCTTTTAGAAACTTTGGAAATATACAAAAGTGAAAAAGGTGGAAATGTTACAATAAATTGGCATTACAGAGAAGATGACTATGATATGTTAGAAAATGGAGAAGATTATATTGAATCTATAGATTTAGATATTAATTTAGTTTCTGTAAAACATTCCGAAGAATAA
- a CDS encoding MlaD family protein gives MKNISKEFKVGLLVVVAGMLLYLGFNFLKGRDFFSSDNTFYTFYDDIDGLTLSNQVIVNGYAVGRVDGIEMLPNQENKLMITLKIKKDISVKEGSVPMLADGGLLGGKQINLVLGKGKLLESGDTLKGDIELGLTDMIAEKAAPLAKNIDSTALVLKNMLVQYEAMSGSVAEILDNTKMTTASINGILADNRQQLKNITANLAALTSSLKDTEAQFKPVIAKLNTFAESLNELEFAEISKKSNELLAELNKTTQSINNADGTLGKLIHSDSLYQQLNYTVSDLDRLLIDLREHPQRYVHLSVFGKKDKKKEEEEKKEK, from the coding sequence GTGAAAAATATATCCAAAGAATTCAAGGTTGGTTTACTCGTAGTAGTGGCTGGCATGCTGTTGTATTTAGGTTTTAACTTTTTGAAAGGTCGTGATTTTTTTAGTAGCGATAATACATTTTACACTTTTTATGATGATATTGATGGATTGACTCTCTCCAATCAAGTTATTGTAAATGGGTATGCTGTTGGTCGTGTTGATGGAATTGAAATGCTTCCCAATCAAGAAAACAAACTGATGATTACCCTCAAAATCAAAAAAGATATTAGTGTTAAAGAAGGCTCTGTTCCTATGCTTGCTGATGGTGGGCTTTTGGGAGGAAAACAGATTAATCTTGTTCTTGGCAAAGGAAAATTATTAGAATCTGGTGATACTCTGAAAGGAGATATAGAACTTGGCTTAACTGATATGATAGCTGAAAAAGCTGCTCCATTAGCTAAAAATATAGATTCGACGGCTTTAGTTTTAAAAAATATGTTAGTACAATATGAAGCAATGAGTGGAAGTGTTGCCGAAATATTAGATAATACCAAAATGACAACAGCAAGTATAAATGGAATTTTGGCAGATAATCGCCAGCAACTCAAAAATATTACAGCAAATTTGGCTGCCTTAACTTCATCTTTGAAAGATACAGAAGCTCAATTCAAACCTGTAATTGCCAAATTAAATACATTTGCAGAATCTCTCAATGAACTAGAATTTGCAGAAATTAGTAAGAAAAGTAATGAACTTTTGGCAGAACTCAACAAAACTACACAATCTATAAATAATGCTGACGGAACATTAGGAAAACTAATTCATAGCGATTCTTTGTATCAACAACTCAATTATACAGTGTCTGATTTGGATAGATTGCTTATTGATTTGAGAGAACATCCACAGCGTTATGTTCATCTGTCTGTTTTTGGTAAGAAAGACAAAAAGAAAGAAGAAGAAGAGAAAAAAGAGAAATAA
- a CDS encoding RtcB family protein, giving the protein MITGQTLINLGFKPNKWFREAIDYANKYNLEGDRLLNYLESVCPNIIEPFSISLDYHKNIRAESELEISNVEQIHKTMAELMKTPTLVDGAVMPDACPTGAIGQIPVGGIAVAKNAIHPAMHSADICCSVMMTNLGQIDPKKVLDKAHSLTHFGGGGRKDLFDLPRDLEDKIKGNYYLNSERSLNFARTHLGTQGDGNHFLYVGRSEKTGETMLVTHHGSRGFGANFYTTGMKLAETFRKEISPKTLAKNAWIPYDTDEGKQYWEALQIIREWTKLNHKIIHDTTQRRLKVETLDQFWNEHNFVFKEDDLFFHAKGATPLDDKFVPDSKDGLRLIPLNMSEPILIVKGETTDSNLGFAPHGAGRDVSRTQHKKSKSDKTTEQIFVEETEGLDIRFFSGHVDISELPSAYKNAQNVQDQMKEFGLGEVQDKILPYGCIMAGDWQIDAPWKIKARKKREAKEKKRKK; this is encoded by the coding sequence ATGATTACAGGACAAACACTTATTAATTTAGGGTTTAAGCCAAATAAATGGTTTAGAGAAGCTATTGATTATGCAAACAAATATAATTTGGAGGGAGATAGATTATTAAATTATTTAGAATCAGTATGTCCCAATATAATTGAACCTTTTTCTATTTCTCTTGATTATCATAAAAACATTCGTGCAGAATCAGAACTAGAAATTTCCAATGTAGAGCAAATCCATAAAACAATGGCAGAGCTGATGAAAACACCTACTTTGGTAGATGGTGCAGTAATGCCAGATGCTTGTCCAACAGGTGCAATAGGTCAGATTCCTGTGGGAGGAATTGCTGTTGCCAAAAATGCAATTCATCCAGCAATGCACAGCGCAGATATTTGTTGTTCGGTTATGATGACTAATTTAGGACAAATTGACCCTAAAAAAGTATTAGATAAAGCGCATTCTTTGACTCATTTTGGAGGAGGAGGACGAAAAGATTTATTTGATTTGCCTAGAGATTTAGAAGATAAAATCAAAGGAAATTATTATCTAAACTCTGAAAGAAGTTTGAATTTTGCTCGTACACATTTAGGTACTCAAGGTGATGGAAATCATTTTTTGTATGTAGGACGTTCTGAAAAAACAGGTGAAACAATGCTTGTAACACATCATGGAAGTCGTGGTTTTGGTGCTAATTTTTATACTACAGGAATGAAATTAGCAGAAACTTTTAGAAAAGAAATTTCACCAAAAACACTTGCCAAAAATGCGTGGATTCCTTATGATACTGATGAAGGAAAACAATATTGGGAGGCACTACAAATTATTAGAGAATGGACAAAATTAAATCATAAAATAATTCATGATACTACTCAAAGAAGACTAAAAGTAGAAACTTTAGACCAATTTTGGAATGAACATAATTTTGTTTTTAAAGAAGATGATTTGTTTTTTCATGCAAAAGGAGCTACACCATTAGATGATAAATTTGTCCCAGATTCCAAAGATGGTTTGCGTTTGATACCCTTGAATATGAGTGAACCAATTTTGATTGTGAAAGGAGAAACTACAGATTCTAATTTGGGATTTGCACCACATGGCGCAGGTAGAGATGTCAGTCGTACTCAGCACAAAAAAAGTAAGAGTGACAAAACAACAGAACAAATTTTTGTAGAAGAAACAGAAGGTCTGGATATTCGTTTTTTCTCTGGTCATGTTGATATTTCTGAATTACCTTCAGCTTACAAAAATGCTCAAAATGTACAAGATCAAATGAAGGAATTTGGACTTGGAGAAGTTCAAGATAAAATTTTACCTTATGGTTGCATTATGGCTGGAGATTGGCAAATTGATGCGCCTTGGAAAATAAAAGCTAGAAAAAAACGTGAAGCAAAAGAAAAAAAAAGAAAGAAATAA
- a CDS encoding MarC family protein, giving the protein MDELIKFGLVCLTTYFTIINPFGVMPVFMTMTADLSDADRTATARKALITAFITMVAFAFSGQLLFKFFGISADAFRVVGGIIFFMMGYDMLQARLIRTKIAEESVKSYVTDISITPLAIPMICGPGAITNSIVMMQDATTFDKKAVLIGVMFAICLITFIVLWASSKLSKMLGEVGNKILMRLMGLIVMVVAVEFFRSGLKPIVIDIIKAAMEN; this is encoded by the coding sequence ATGGACGAATTAATAAAATTTGGACTGGTTTGTCTTACGACTTACTTCACAATCATTAATCCTTTTGGAGTAATGCCCGTTTTTATGACCATGACAGCTGACCTTAGCGATGCCGACCGTACAGCAACAGCACGAAAAGCTCTTATTACAGCTTTTATTACAATGGTTGCATTTGCTTTTTCAGGACAATTACTTTTTAAGTTTTTTGGAATTTCGGCTGATGCGTTTCGTGTAGTAGGAGGGATTATATTTTTTATGATGGGATATGATATGCTTCAAGCACGTCTTATTCGTACCAAAATAGCAGAAGAATCTGTTAAAAGTTATGTAACTGATATTTCAATCACGCCATTAGCTATTCCAATGATTTGTGGACCTGGTGCAATCACAAATTCTATTGTAATGATGCAAGATGCAACTACATTTGATAAAAAAGCTGTTTTGATAGGAGTCATGTTTGCTATTTGTTTGATTACTTTTATTGTACTGTGGGCTTCTTCCAAACTATCCAAAATGTTGGGTGAAGTAGGAAATAAAATTTTGATGCGACTAATGGGACTTATTGTGATGGTAGTGGCTGTGGAGTTTTTTAGAAGTGGTTTGAAACCAATTGTAATAGATATTATAAAAGCTGCTATGGAAAATTAG